Proteins from one Telopea speciosissima isolate NSW1024214 ecotype Mountain lineage chromosome 1, Tspe_v1, whole genome shotgun sequence genomic window:
- the LOC122651111 gene encoding uncharacterized protein LOC122651111 has product MSEVGTHRRLQLSELEELRNDAYESAKIYKEKTKVFHDRHIIRKSFQVGDKVLLYNSRLHLFPSKLRSRWVGPYIVKSVFRHGAIEILNPSTKAVSKVNGQRLKPILELPSDRVVEVMDLYEPLYFDD; this is encoded by the coding sequence ATGTCTGAAGTAGGTACCCACAGGAGACTCCAATTATCTGAGTTGGAGGAACTTAGGAATGATGCATATGAGAGTGCAAAGATCTATAAGGAGAAGACAAAGGTCTTCCATGATAGACACATTATTAGGAAGTCGTTCCAGGTGGGTGACAAGGTCTTGTTGTACAATTCCCGGTTACATTTATTCCCTAGTAAATTGAGATCTAGATGGGTTGGGCCCTACATTGTTAAGTCTGTTTTTCGTCATGGGGCTATTGAGATTTTGAATCCAAGTACAAAAGCTGTTTCTAAGGTGAATGGCCAGAGATTGAAACCAATTTTGGAATTACCTTCTGATAGAGTAgtagaggtcatggatctctaTGAACCTCTTTATTTTGATGATTGA
- the LOC122651119 gene encoding uncharacterized protein LOC122651119, which yields MQLFDIFDQEKVIRLNVYSVQESEPDQRSRNYKINGFEQEVIGRASQQRRQIHERQDSTVFKQQSGPNSSRMAKNTVKRGGATGPSASGTASTSIAGSNDPSKLVELIDTSDDDQWAIESDDEFELDSEKDDSSDEGDIEAEEREGDSGYEGKMFQNMILMMKKRNKRLWKWMSFQIMIRMSFMHHFQEEEGNVEGKVELAKWMEVENVDQFRSVLKNYSIQEGFEMYKIRNERTRVTAICATDGCPWRIHASPLADGLTFGVKSYTPKHTCKRWSTNNMATSRWIASKLAPQLKADASMSIKSMEVVMNAQYQLVPSKQQLYRARMIAKEAIEGKHSNSFAQLPSYGELVRQYNPSTMFNLQFKRLFVCFKACTNGFLLGCRAFIGLDGCHLKGMYDGVFLSAIALDGNNGLFPIALGVVEAECKDSWLWFLDSLYIALHSTADHIPHLTFMSDKQKGLMDAIAIKFPGYSVRHCSRHLYQDFKTAFPGTLLRNIFWTASKAYRFDQFQKAMNDMKDLHPEAHEWLVKNPPSTWSRHAFDFGVKSDHVTNNMTESFNQWIASLRDKPIVILIDQMRVQMMTKFQQRYASGCNYQGKITPNINKLDSISNAGRSCTGYGAGLYEFEVNDGVSTVVVNLIDRTCSCRVWE from the exons ATGCAATTGTTTGACATATTTGATCAAGAGAAGGTCATTAGACTGAATGTTTATAGTGTTCAAGAGAGTGAGCCTGACCAAAGAAGCCGTAATTATAAGATTAATGGGTTTGAACAAGAAGTTATTGGTAGAGCCTCTCAACAAAGAAGGCAAATACATGAAAGGCAGGATTCTACTGTTTTTAAACAACAAAGTGGGCCTAACAGTAGTAGGATGGCAAAGAATACTGTCAAGAGGGGTGGTGCTACAGGTCCAAGTGCTTCAGGTACGGCATCTACAAGTATTGCTGGTTCTAATGACCCAAGTAAACTTGTGGAATTGATTGATACATCTGATGATGATCAATGGGCAATCGAAAGTGATGATGAGTTTGAACTAGATAGTGAGAAGGATGATTCTTCAGatgaaggtgatatagaagctgaagaaagagaaggggattCAGGTTATGAAGGGAAGATGTTTCAGAATATGATTCTGATgatgaaaaagagaaacaaaaggcTATGGAAATGGATGTCATTTCAGATTATGATTCGGATGAGTTTCATGCACCATTTTCAAGAGGAGGAGGGTAATGTTGAAGGTAAGGTTGAGTTGGCAAAATGGATGGAAGTTGAAAATGTGGATCAATTTAGAAGTGTACTAAAAAACTATTCAATTCAAGAGGGGTTTGAGatgtataaaataagaaatgagaGGACTAGGGTTACTGCTATTTGTGCAACTGATGGTTGCCCTTGGAGAATACATGCTTCACCCTTGGCAGATGGTCTCACTTTTGGGGTGAAATCATATACACCCAAGCATACATGCAAAAGATGGTCAACAAATAACATGGCTACATCTAGGTGGATAGCCAGTAAACTTGCTCCACAACTGAAAGCAGACGCTAGCATGTCAATTAAAAGCATGGAGGTAGTCATGAATGCACAATATCAGCTTGTACCAAGTAAGCAGCAGCTGTATAGGGCAAGGATGATTGCTAAGGAAGCGATAGAAGGCAAACATTCGAATTCATTTGCACAGTTGCCATCATATGGTGAATTGGTTAGACAGTATAACCCAAGCACCATGTTTAACCTTCAATTCAAGAGACTGTTTGTTTGCTTTAAAGCTTGTACGAATGGATTTTTACTAGGTTGCAGGGCATTTATAGGATTAGATGGCTGCCATCTCAAAGGAATGTATGATGGGGTGTTTTTGTCAGCAATTGCTTTGGATGGAAACAATGGTTTATTTCCTATTGCATTGGGGGTGGTAGAAGCTGAATGCAAAGACAGTTGGTTATGGTTTCTTGATAGCTTATATATTGCTCTACACTCAACTGCAGATCATATACCCCACCTTACATTTATGTCAGATAAACAAAAA GGTCTGATGGATGCAATTGCAATAAAATTCCCTGGATACAGTGTGAGGCATTGTTCTAGGCACCTCTATCAGGACTTTAAGACTGCTTTTCCTGGAACATTAttaagaaatattttttggacTGCATCCAAAGCATACAGATTTGATCAGTTTCAGAAGGCAATGAATGATATGAAGGATTTACACCCGGAAGCTCATGAATGGTTGGTGAAAAATCCACCAAGTACCTGGTCAAGACATGCATTCGACTTTGGAGTAAAGAGTGATCATGTCACAAATAACATGACCGAGTCTTTCAATCAATGGATTGCATCCTTGAGAGACAAGCCAATTGTAATTCTGATTGACCAAATGAGAGTGCAAATGATGACTAAGTTTCAGCAGAGATATGCTAGTGGTTGCAATTATCAAGGGAAAATCACACCAAATATAAATAAGTTAGATTCAATCTCAAATGCTGGAAGGTCATGCACTGGATACGGTGCAGGTTTATATGAGTTTGAGGTCAATGATGGTGTTTCCACAGTTGTAGTGAATTTGATTGACCGGACTTGTTCTTGTAGAGTATGGGAATAA
- the LOC122646257 gene encoding G-type lectin S-receptor-like serine/threonine-protein kinase At4g03230, which produces MSSFSFDGDAELARDLQDSSKFGKDEKSIDVPFFDFESIVAATNDFSNLNKLGRGGFGSVYKGKFMGGQEIAVKRLSRSSGQGLDELKNEVLLIAKLQHRNLVRLLGYSIQGDEKILHYEYMPNKSLDSFIFGEILIHLKTF; this is translated from the exons AtgtcatctttttcttttgatggggATGCCGAACTTGCTAGAGACTTACAAGATTCAAGCAAATTTGGAAAAGATGAGAAGAGTATAGATGTACcattttttgattttgaaagCATAGTGGCTGCCACAAACGACTTCTCTAACCTAAATAAGCTTGGACGAGGAGGGTTTGGATCTGTctacaag GGAAAGTTTATGGGAGGACAAGAAATAGCTGTCAAGAGGCTCTCAAGGAGTTCTGGACAAGGTCTAGATGAATTAAAAAATGAGGTCTTATTGATTGCAAAACTTCAGCATAGAAATCTTGTTAGACTTCTTGGGTATTCTATTCAAGGAGATGAAAAAATTTTGCATTATGAATACATGCCCAACAAAAGCTTGGACTCCTTTATCTTTGGTGAGATTCTAATTCACTTAAAGACCTTTTAA